In the genome of Paenibacillus pabuli, one region contains:
- a CDS encoding ABC transporter ATP-binding protein — protein MLLEMEQITKKYGSFTANRDIRFNLREGEIHALVGENGAGKTTLMRMLYGMEQPTSGTIKVRGREVSFATPSQAMASGIGMVHQHFMLFPSFTVAENIVIGREPSAGGVFDRKQAAAQVNELGRTYGMPVDPWKKVFECPLGMQQRVEILKVLHQGADIIILDEPSAVLTPLEVKELLANMKSLAKLGKTFVLITHKLQEVMDVADRITVLRDGQVTGTLEAKDTNVEELSRLMVGRELVRMDKQPSVPGEAVLQVEAVSLAGAKDRSALNDIHLEVRKGEVVGIAGISGNGQSELIQIIAGLRKADSGRVLLSGQDTTDWPVRRIREHGLAHIPEDRYMWGAAKDASVRENGLMGHHHRLQSKGIIKARAARTMVENWIKQFSIKTGSAETKAQFLSGGNLQKLIAAREFAQDTPFLIAAEPTRGVDIGAMETIHAELLRKRNEGAGILLVSSELSEILQLSDRIIVMYEGLIAGELKADEATEEQISLLMAGGKERI, from the coding sequence ATGCTGTTGGAGATGGAGCAGATTACGAAGAAATACGGCAGCTTCACCGCTAATCGGGACATTCGTTTTAATTTGCGAGAAGGAGAGATTCATGCCCTCGTGGGTGAGAACGGAGCTGGTAAAACGACCCTGATGCGTATGTTGTATGGAATGGAGCAGCCGACATCAGGAACAATCAAAGTTCGTGGACGCGAGGTCAGCTTCGCAACTCCGTCTCAGGCCATGGCAAGCGGTATCGGCATGGTGCATCAGCATTTCATGCTGTTCCCTTCCTTTACGGTTGCCGAGAACATCGTGATTGGCCGTGAACCGTCTGCGGGAGGGGTATTTGACCGCAAACAGGCGGCGGCCCAGGTGAATGAATTGGGCAGAACGTATGGCATGCCAGTTGATCCGTGGAAAAAAGTATTTGAATGCCCTCTGGGCATGCAGCAGCGTGTTGAAATTCTCAAAGTACTGCATCAGGGCGCAGATATCATTATATTGGATGAACCATCAGCGGTACTGACACCGCTGGAAGTGAAAGAACTGCTCGCAAATATGAAGTCCCTTGCCAAGTTGGGCAAAACCTTTGTATTGATCACGCACAAGCTGCAGGAAGTCATGGATGTGGCAGACCGGATCACGGTTCTTCGTGATGGTCAGGTGACAGGTACATTGGAAGCAAAAGACACGAATGTAGAGGAACTGTCCCGCCTGATGGTAGGACGTGAACTGGTACGCATGGACAAGCAGCCATCCGTTCCCGGAGAGGCTGTGCTTCAGGTGGAAGCGGTGAGTTTGGCAGGGGCCAAGGATCGTTCTGCACTCAACGATATCCATTTGGAGGTTCGTAAAGGTGAGGTCGTTGGAATTGCGGGCATTTCCGGAAATGGTCAGTCTGAACTGATTCAGATTATTGCCGGGTTACGCAAGGCAGATAGCGGTCGCGTCCTGCTGTCAGGGCAGGATACCACCGACTGGCCTGTGCGGCGTATCCGGGAGCACGGGCTTGCCCATATCCCGGAAGATCGTTATATGTGGGGAGCGGCGAAGGATGCGAGCGTTCGCGAGAATGGACTGATGGGTCACCATCACCGGCTTCAATCCAAAGGGATCATTAAAGCGAGAGCAGCACGAACCATGGTCGAGAACTGGATCAAGCAGTTCAGCATCAAGACCGGTTCTGCGGAAACGAAGGCACAGTTCCTTTCCGGTGGTAACTTGCAGAAGCTGATTGCTGCACGTGAATTTGCCCAGGATACGCCGTTTCTCATTGCGGCTGAACCTACACGGGGGGTAGACATCGGAGCGATGGAGACCATCCATGCCGAATTGCTGCGCAAACGGAATGAGGGTGCAGGTATTCTGCTCGTTTCATCTGAATTGTCCGAGATTTTGCAATTATCCGATCGAATCATTGTCATGTATGAAGGCTTGATTGCCGGAGAACTGAAGGCAGATGAAGCAACAGAAGAACAGATCAGCTTGTTGATGGCAGGAGGGAAAGAGCGGATATGA
- a CDS encoding ABC transporter permease — protein sequence MNRVKETLRGLVQPLLAVFIGLLAGAVAILVVGGSVVDTYAEMWKGAFGNFYFFTNTLARSTPIILAGLGVALAFRAGFFNMGAEGQMVLGGLSAALTALYLPGPGWFVCIAAIVAGIIAGGVWSLFAGWLDARFGMNLLITTLLLNYIAIYFGGYMVSYPFKDRTGSAAMAQTPMIDQSVWLPKLFQGMGLHAGFIIAIVAAILIYWFTHKTVTGYEIRMLGSNPSFATYGGVRRIRMMMLSMIISGGLAGLAGAGEVLGTQYRFLDGSLSSASYAWSGIMATLLARSHPLGTAVAAILLAALQTGAMGMERNTDVPLEVGSVIQAVLTLFVSAQIGYSFLKRRKEKKSNATTV from the coding sequence ATGAATCGGGTAAAAGAAACTCTTCGCGGACTCGTACAGCCGCTGCTTGCCGTATTCATCGGTTTGCTGGCAGGTGCTGTAGCCATTCTGGTTGTTGGCGGGTCCGTGGTGGATACGTATGCGGAGATGTGGAAAGGGGCCTTCGGCAACTTCTACTTCTTCACCAACACATTGGCACGTTCGACGCCAATTATTCTCGCGGGACTGGGCGTAGCTCTGGCGTTCCGCGCCGGATTTTTTAACATGGGTGCTGAAGGACAGATGGTTCTCGGCGGACTTAGTGCAGCGCTGACGGCGCTCTACCTGCCGGGTCCAGGCTGGTTTGTCTGTATTGCAGCCATTGTGGCGGGGATCATTGCCGGTGGAGTTTGGTCGCTGTTTGCTGGTTGGCTTGATGCCCGCTTTGGCATGAATCTGTTAATCACAACGCTGCTGCTTAACTATATTGCGATTTATTTTGGAGGATACATGGTATCCTATCCGTTTAAAGACCGCACGGGATCGGCGGCGATGGCCCAGACGCCAATGATTGATCAGAGTGTCTGGCTGCCGAAGCTGTTTCAGGGCATGGGACTGCATGCCGGATTCATTATTGCCATCGTGGCGGCGATTCTTATCTATTGGTTCACACACAAGACGGTAACAGGTTATGAGATCCGCATGTTGGGCAGCAATCCTTCGTTTGCAACGTATGGCGGCGTGCGCCGCATCCGCATGATGATGCTGTCCATGATCATCAGCGGTGGACTTGCAGGTCTTGCGGGTGCAGGGGAAGTGTTGGGCACACAGTACCGTTTCCTTGATGGATCGTTGTCATCCGCAAGTTATGCATGGAGCGGCATTATGGCGACTTTGCTTGCCCGCTCGCATCCGCTAGGAACAGCTGTGGCGGCAATTCTGCTTGCAGCATTGCAAACAGGTGCTATGGGGATGGAACGGAATACGGATGTGCCGCTGGAAGTCGGCAGTGTCATCCAAGCAGTATTGACGTTATTTGTATCGGCTCAGATCGGATATTCATTCCTGAAGCGGAGAAAGGAGAAAAAGTCCAATGCAACAACTGTTTGA
- a CDS encoding ABC transporter permease yields MQQLFDAAMFGSTLRIMTPILLAALGGALCSRVGLFNVGLEGLVLIGAFSAIVGNYLFGNVLLAVLFSIVIVMLFSALFAFISINLKANAIVVGISLNFLATGLTTFALRAIFDVKGAYYDKDMVGLPKWDIPLIKDIPWVGDVISGHSPLVYLGIVIVIALQFYLFKSVSGFRLRSVGENPVAAQSIGIKVRGIQYGAVLMCGVLCALAGAQLSLGQVTMFTEGMTAGRGFIALVATMLGQANPLGVMGSSVLFGFMEALSIRLQGFALPTHFTMMLPYIVTLVAMFFFKDRTYAQDALKAGGSSR; encoded by the coding sequence ATGCAACAACTGTTTGATGCAGCCATGTTTGGCTCTACTCTGCGGATTATGACGCCGATCCTGCTTGCAGCGCTCGGTGGGGCTTTATGCTCTCGTGTCGGTCTGTTCAACGTGGGTCTGGAAGGACTCGTACTGATCGGTGCTTTCTCCGCTATTGTTGGTAACTATCTGTTTGGCAATGTACTGCTGGCCGTACTATTCTCGATTGTGATTGTTATGTTGTTCTCTGCGCTATTTGCCTTTATCAGTATTAATCTGAAGGCTAACGCCATTGTAGTCGGGATCTCGCTTAACTTTCTGGCGACAGGACTGACGACTTTTGCGCTGCGTGCGATTTTTGATGTAAAAGGTGCTTACTATGACAAGGATATGGTGGGACTCCCCAAATGGGATATACCTCTTATTAAGGACATTCCGTGGGTAGGCGATGTCATCTCAGGTCATAGCCCGCTTGTGTATCTCGGAATTGTTATCGTGATTGCCTTACAGTTTTATCTGTTCAAAAGTGTCTCCGGTTTCCGGCTCCGCTCGGTTGGCGAAAATCCGGTAGCGGCACAGAGTATTGGCATCAAGGTACGCGGCATTCAATATGGTGCAGTCCTGATGTGCGGTGTATTGTGCGCCTTGGCGGGTGCACAGCTGTCACTTGGTCAGGTTACGATGTTTACTGAGGGCATGACCGCAGGTCGCGGTTTCATCGCATTGGTAGCGACCATGTTGGGGCAAGCGAATCCGCTTGGCGTTATGGGGTCCAGTGTGCTGTTCGGGTTCATGGAAGCACTTAGTATCCGACTGCAGGGCTTCGCGCTGCCAACTCACTTTACCATGATGCTGCCGTATATTGTGACACTGGTGGCGATGTTCTTCTTCAAGGACCGCACCTATGCACAAGACGCACTGAAAGCGGGCGGAAGCTCGCGTTAA
- a CDS encoding sulfite oxidase-like oxidoreductase yields the protein MHNKAERLKKSKSPSPKAGAEYGDRLPPGQVLTEKFPILHEGEVPEYDLATWDLKVFGEVEEEKVFSFAELQAMPQVNTVSDIHCVTRWSKFDTPWEGIRFSDFIKLLGVKAEAKYVMIHADHDYETNVPLEELMHDDVLLAFKFNGEPLTPKHGYPLRLVVPQLYFWKSAKWIRGLEFMKEDRNGFWEVNGFHHFADPFKEQRFSGEDLPIPEDEWTKKEFD from the coding sequence TTGCATAATAAGGCTGAACGTCTGAAAAAATCGAAAAGCCCGTCGCCCAAAGCGGGTGCCGAGTACGGAGACCGGCTGCCGCCGGGGCAGGTACTGACTGAGAAGTTTCCGATCCTGCATGAAGGCGAAGTGCCGGAATACGACCTCGCGACCTGGGATTTAAAAGTATTTGGTGAGGTTGAAGAGGAGAAGGTGTTCTCCTTTGCTGAGCTTCAGGCGATGCCTCAAGTGAACACAGTGAGCGATATTCATTGCGTAACTCGCTGGTCGAAGTTCGACACACCATGGGAAGGCATCCGATTCTCGGATTTCATCAAGCTTCTGGGTGTGAAAGCGGAAGCGAAATATGTCATGATCCACGCTGATCATGATTACGAGACTAATGTTCCGCTCGAAGAACTGATGCATGACGATGTATTGCTTGCTTTTAAATTTAACGGTGAGCCGCTCACGCCGAAGCACGGTTATCCGCTGCGTCTCGTTGTTCCTCAGCTCTACTTCTGGAAGAGTGCGAAGTGGATACGGGGTCTGGAATTCATGAAAGAAGACCGTAATGGCTTCTGGGAAGTTAATGGTTTCCATCATTTTGCCGATCCGTTCAAGGAGCAGCGCTTTTCGGGTGAGGATCTGCCGATTCCGGAAGATGAGTGGACGAAGAAGGAGTTTGATTAA
- a CDS encoding nucleoside phosphorylase — protein sequence MLMPILQIHSEDMPSYAIVCGDPARAEKISRKLEQARELAFSREYRTFVGLYEGVPMAVVSHGVGSPGAAVCFEELIRAGVTTLIRVGTAGSYTADYPAGSVIVSTAAVRTDGLTRQLVPDGFPAVADLGVTQALIEATREPASGADASSAGKVGVGITVTLDAFFTGVEEIPHRKYKQAGALAAEMEIAALYIVSTLRGARAGAIVAIDGFADSDLAAEYDPHTNAVADAVEREIEAALRALAALARQDQA from the coding sequence ATGTTGATGCCTATTTTGCAAATTCATTCCGAAGATATGCCTTCGTACGCCATTGTCTGTGGTGATCCGGCACGTGCGGAGAAAATCTCCCGTAAGCTGGAGCAGGCGAGAGAACTGGCGTTCAGCCGGGAGTACCGCACGTTTGTTGGGTTGTACGAAGGTGTACCAATGGCCGTGGTTAGCCATGGAGTAGGATCACCCGGAGCAGCCGTCTGCTTCGAAGAACTGATCCGGGCAGGGGTAACGACCCTGATTCGTGTAGGTACAGCGGGCTCGTATACCGCGGATTATCCTGCGGGCAGTGTAATCGTCAGCACGGCTGCTGTACGTACGGACGGGCTGACACGTCAGCTCGTGCCGGATGGTTTCCCTGCGGTAGCGGACCTTGGCGTTACACAAGCGTTAATTGAAGCGACTCGTGAGCCTGCAAGTGGAGCGGATGCTTCGAGTGCGGGCAAAGTTGGCGTAGGCATTACCGTTACGCTGGATGCTTTCTTCACTGGGGTCGAAGAGATTCCTCACCGCAAGTACAAGCAGGCCGGTGCTCTTGCCGCTGAGATGGAAATTGCTGCGCTCTACATCGTAAGCACACTGCGCGGTGCTCGTGCCGGAGCTATTGTGGCTATCGATGGATTCGCAGATAGCGACTTGGCGGCAGAGTATGATCCGCATACCAATGCGGTAGCTGATGCAGTAGAGCGTGAGATCGAAGCCGCTCTGCGTGCACTGGCTGCACTCGCTCGCCAGGATCAAGCGTAA
- a CDS encoding LysR family transcriptional regulator: MNNSQLQLFVKIAETGSFTSAGQELNMTQPAVSRAISSLENELDVTLIIRDRRNGIVLTDVGQRILVIFRRILQQYDKVQQVVAAEKGLEIGTIRIGSFPMSSAHLLPKIIRSIRDRYPQIQFELHEGNILEIQEWLNSRAIDVALIIATDKEPVDVAYETLPLYSEEMLAVFRDDEPFANREVLPVQMLDKHPMIICKGGYEVPIVDLFHRADAELHFGFVVYNVNTCLSMIEQGLGTAMLPAISLSWLPPGVKALPTEPKAYRNIEIAVPSLVEASPASRLFIETAQQLFGQR, translated from the coding sequence ATGAACAATTCACAGTTGCAGTTATTCGTGAAAATTGCAGAAACGGGAAGTTTCACCAGTGCAGGTCAGGAACTAAATATGACACAGCCCGCAGTCAGTCGGGCCATCTCTTCGCTGGAGAATGAACTGGATGTCACTTTAATCATACGCGATCGTAGGAACGGCATTGTGCTTACGGATGTGGGACAGCGAATTCTGGTCATTTTTCGCCGGATTTTGCAGCAATATGATAAGGTGCAGCAGGTTGTTGCCGCCGAAAAAGGATTGGAAATTGGTACGATTCGTATCGGATCTTTTCCCATGTCATCCGCCCATCTGCTGCCAAAAATCATCCGCTCGATTCGGGACCGCTATCCTCAGATTCAGTTTGAGCTGCACGAGGGCAACATTCTTGAGATTCAGGAATGGCTAAATTCACGCGCCATCGATGTCGCTCTCATCATTGCAACAGACAAAGAGCCAGTAGATGTAGCCTATGAGACGCTTCCGCTCTATAGTGAGGAGATGCTGGCCGTGTTCCGGGACGATGAGCCTTTTGCGAACCGGGAAGTACTGCCCGTACAAATGCTGGACAAACACCCCATGATTATCTGCAAAGGGGGCTACGAGGTACCGATTGTTGATCTGTTCCATCGAGCAGATGCGGAACTACATTTTGGATTCGTAGTGTATAACGTAAACACTTGCCTCAGCATGATTGAGCAGGGGCTCGGAACCGCCATGCTGCCTGCAATCTCTCTATCCTGGCTGCCTCCGGGTGTCAAAGCACTCCCTACAGAGCCGAAAGCCTACCGCAATATCGAGATTGCCGTTCCTTCACTTGTCGAAGCTTCTCCCGCATCCCGGTTATTTATTGAAACGGCGCAGCAGTTGTTTGGACAACGCTAA